A stretch of DNA from Alteromonas gilva:
ATGTTACCGTTCGACTTGCATGTGTTAGGCCTGCCGCCAGCGTTCAATCTGAGCCATGATCAAACTCTTCAATTAAATATATCGAAATTTTGAATTGTCGTTGTGACACTCTTAATGAGTGCCCACACAAATTGTCTTGTTATCTGATTTTTAAAGAACAAAGTGCAAAAAGATTACTCTATTTGCGCAAGGAGGACTTCCGTCACATTCAGCTATTTAACTGAACCTTGCTGCTTCGTGGCTGTTTAGGCCCTGCCGAAGCGGGATGCGTATATTACGCTCTTTGTTTTCAGTGTCAACACTTTTTTGAAAATTTCTTTTCGAAGAAGCTCTTCTGAAAACCACCTCAACGCTGTTATCAAACCTTGCTGAAGTGAGGCGCGCATTTTACGCTGATGGCTTTCTGTGTCAATGCTTTTTTTGAATTTTTTCAAACACTACATTTGACTGAAAGCCGCTTCCAATAAGGCCTTAGGCGTTATTGTCGGGTTCGCGTTTTAGCGCGTTCCCCGTCGAAGTGGGGCGCATTATAGAGAGTTAGGCTCACAGGTCAACGCTTATTTTAAAAAAACTGTCATATTTGATTTGTTCGCTCAGAAATACATCATAACGCGTTCTTTATGTACAATTTCCGGCGGATTAACCGCTTCTGGCCCTGGAGAAGATAGTCATACGCGAACAAAGCATGCTAGCTTGTGGTTAAACTATTACTACTTATTCCTCTTAACTTAATCATTCGCAGAGATAACTATGCAACAAACGCTCAGTAGCTTTAAAGGAATTTCCCCCAATATTGGCAACAATGTCTATATAGCAGATTCGGTTCGCCTGGTGGGTGACGTAGAGGTCGGAGACGACAGCAGCATCTGGCATATGGTCGCCGCACGGGGTGACGTGAACTATATAAAGATAGGTGTTCGCAGCAATATACAGGACGGCACTATTCTTCATGTTACCCGTAAGTCTGCAGGCAACCCTGAGGGTAATCCGTTAATTATTGGTGATGATGTTACCGTTGGTCATAAATGTATGCTGCACGGATGTGAGCTGGGTAATCGTATTCTGGTTGGTATGGGCGCGATTGTAATGGATGGTGCCATAGTAGAAGATGATGTCTTTATTGGCGCCGGTACTTTAGTGCCCCCTAACAAGCGGTTAGCGAGCGGCTACCTGTATGTGGGTAATCCTATGGTGCAAAAGCGCCCGCTAAATGAAGCTGAATTGGCCTTTTTAAAACAGTCAGCGATAAACTATGTTGAGCTCAAAAACGATTATCTGGCCCAGGAGGGCAGTTAGCTGCCACGCAGAAAATCGATAACGCCTTCGGTATCGGGTTGCTTACCCGTCCAGATAGCAAATGCAGCGGCCGCTTGCTCCACCAGCATGCCAAGACCGTCACGCTGCTGGGTGGCGCCGAGTGTTGCGGCATGTTGCATAAATACCGTTGCCCCGCCATCCTTGCTGTACACCATATCGTAGGCGAGTTCACAACCGGCTAATAGCCTGTCTGGTACCGGCGGTACCTCACCGGACAGACTGGCTGAGGTTGAATTTATCACCACGTCGTAATGATTGAGTAGTTGAGGCGTATCTACAGCTCTCACCTTGTCATTATCGGCTTTGTTGGCAATAGCGGCTGCTTTGCTGACGGTTCTGTTTAATATATCTAACTGCCCTACTCCAGCATCCAACAACGGATGTACAACGCCTCTGGCAGCCCCACCAGCGCCTAAAATCAATACTTTGGCGCCAGCCAGATTGATACCGGCAGCGTGTAGATCGGCAACCAGGCCGATACCGTCGGTATTAAATGCACAGAGCTCGCCATCATCGTTGTACATTAACGTATTAGCCGCCCCTGCCATTGTTGCCGCCGGATTCCGATGTACAGCCATGGCGTACGCCTGTTCTTTAAAGGGCACGGTGACGTTACACCCCACGGCCTGTGGATCGGCAAAAAACGCGGCGACCGCTTCGGCAAAGCCATTAACCGGCGCTTCACGCTTTTGGTAAGAAATCTGCTCCTGACTCGAATTGGCAAACATCTGGTGAATTGTTGGTGATAAACTCTGGGCTATAGGATTTCCGAATACGGCAAACTTTTTCATGGGATTACAATCTATACTGGCTAAATTGGGGATCAGTAAACAAACTACTGCGCACTCTACTGATGTTGTTACACCCTATCAAGCAATTGGTGGTGAAAAAACCGTCCTGACTCTGGCAAACCGGTTCTACGACATCATGGAACAGGATCCTGTTGCAGCGGATTTACTCGCCATCCACCCACAACCGTTAACCAGAATACGACATGTTTTTTATTTGTACCTGACCATGTGGTTGGGCGGACCGAATCAGTATGAGCAAGAGCGCGGGCATCCGCGTCTTCGCGCCAGACACTTACCCTATACAGTAACACCAGCGCTAAAAGCACAGTGGATGTATTGTATGCGTAAAGCCATGTATGAAACCGTCGACAATATGCAAATTGCCGATCAGCTATTAAAAGCGCTCGACCAACTCGCTGACCACATGGTTAACCACGAGGATTAGTCCTAAAAAAGCCCTTCAAAGAAGGGCCAAAGGGTAGTGCGAAACACTTTTATAATCTGCTTGAAGCAAACCAATTAAGCTACTTAAAACTTATAGCCCATAGAAAGCGTAAAGACATAGGGGTCAATATCCACATCGACACTGCCTGCCACACCGGCAACCGTGAACTCGGCGGTGGTATCAATGGCAATGTAACGGGCCGATGCATTAACCAGCCATTTCTCATCGATTTGATAATCGAAGCCAATCTGACCAGATAAACCGAAAGAGTTATCTAATGACAGGTCGCTAAAGGTTTGCTCTTCACGTGATGAGGTAAAATCTTCATCGAAGAATATAGTGTAATTGATACCCACACCAACGTAGGGCGTAAATGCACTTTGTGTATCAAAGAAGTACAAAGCGCTGAGCGTGGGTGGCAGGTGCGTGACTTCAGCCAGTTTACCATCACCCAGGCCAAGACCATTGTCGGCAGTATTGATCAATGTTACGTCATGGCTGAAAGGCGTAGCGGCGAGCACTTCGATACCCCAATGCGCATCGAGCATATAAACCAGATTAAGACCAATTTGTGTATCAGAGCCGACTTCTGCACCCATCCCCACGTTACCGCCCAGCGCGTCAACGTAGACATTGCCTGAATCGTCGTTGGGGCTAACCGTAGTTAAACCAGCACGTACAATTATATCTCCGGCATCGTGGGCCATTGCGGCGGGGACACCTGCTAGTGCTCCAAGCACTATTGTCGCCAGAATTGATTTTTTCATGTTGTATTTTCTCACTCGTTAAGTCAATGGCTGCACTTTACGCTTCCGGCCAAATAAAAATTTGATCTAAAACAAGTTTAAAAATACGTTTTGAAATCTGTAGGTTAAGCTTGATCCACGTCAAGAAACCGGGGCGAACTGTTTGGTTTTTACCAGTCGGTTGGTGTAAGCCAGCTCTGCAGCTTTGCTTCGGCAGAGCCTTTGGGTGCCTGGTACCCATATTCCCAGCGAGCTAACGGCGGCATTGACATCAATATTGACTCAGTGCGCCCGCCGGTCTGCAGCCCGAATAAGGTACCGCGGTCATACACCAGATTAAATTCGACATACCGGCCGCGTCGATAGAGCTGAAAATCCCGCTCCCGCTCCCCGTATGGCAGGGTTTTGCGCCGCTCTATAATAGGCACATAAGCATCAAGATAGCCGTTGCCTACTGCTTTCATATACGCAAAGCATTGTTCAAAGTCCCACTGATTGAGATCATCAAAAAACAAGCCGCCTACACCGCGTGTTTCATCGCGATGCTTTAAGTAGAAATACTCATCACACCATTTTTTATGATCGGCATACACATTATCACCAAAGGGTTTGCAGAGTTTTTTTGCCGTGTCATGCCAGTGCTGAACATCCTCTTTAAACGGGTAAAAGGGCGTCAGGTCAAAGCCACCACCGAACCACCAAATGGGCTTTTCACCGGGTTTTTCGGCAATAAAAAAGCGAACGTTGGCATGAGAGGTAGGAATGTAAGGATTATGCGGATGAATAACTAATGACACCCCCATCGCCTGAAAACTTCGGCCTGCCAGTTCGGGGCGTGATGCCGTTGCTGAAGCTGGCATCTGGGTGCCAAAGACATGGGAGAAATTAACCCCGCCCTGTTCAATGACCGCGCCATTTTTAATGACCCGCGAGCGACCACCGCCACCTTCTTCCCGCTGCCAGGCATCTTCTTGAAAATGGCCCTTACCATCGGCCAGCTCCAGGGTATGGCAAATATTGTCCTGCAGAGCCAGTAAAAACGTTTTTACTGAGTCGATAGCCTGTTGCGTATCCAGCGAAGAAGCAGTCGTCATAATTAGTTCCGAATAATTGCGCCGCTCAGGGCATCGCGAATGGTAGATGGTTGTTGCGCGCCGCCAACTTCACCATCAATATAGTGCACCCTGTCACCAAAATACGCCCTGGCCTGCTGCTGAGTTACCGCTGGTGCCTGTCCGGTTAAATTGGCGCTGGTCGATACGATTGGTCGACCCAGCTTTTCGCATAAGGCCCTGGCACCCTGATGCGCCGTTACCCGCACGGCGATAGCTTCATGTTCACCGGTTATCCAGCCAGGTGCAGTGGCTGACTTGGGCAGCAACCAGGTCACCGGTCCCGGCCAGCAGGAAAATATACTAAAGCGCTTGTCCTGTGGGATAGCGTTGTCGTTAACATAGGGCAGCAGCTGAGAATAGTTTGCGGCCAATAAGATCAGGCCCTTTTCAACCGGTCGCTGCTTTAAATCCAACAGTGCCATAACAGCGTCTTCGTTGTTAGGATCACAGCCAATTCCCATCACAGCTTCAGTGGGGTACACCAATAGCTGCCCGTTCTCAAACGCTTCAATATCAGTATCCTGATGCACCGATTCAACGCTCATTTACCACGACCTCTTTAATTACTCTTGTGAAGTAGCTTCATCTTTCGGCTCTGTATAGCCACACAGGGGTTGTGGGCAAGCCAACCGCCCTTTCTTTTCGATCAGAATTTGCCAGTTACAGTCTGGGCAGGGTTTCTGAACGGGAGCGAAATTTACCACATAACGGCAAGCAGGATAACGGTTGCATGCAAAAAATCGTTTGCCGTATTTATTGGTTCGGTCAATTAAGTGGCCATCATGGCACTTCGGACAAGTCACTGTCGTATCAGACTGCGGTTTGGCGTTTTCGATGTGGTGGCATTCGGGAAAGTTAGTACAGCCGATGAACATGCCATAACGGCCTTTTTTGATGGCCATGGCAGCGCCGCATTCAACACAGCGGCTGTCCTCCATGACTTTTAATGTCGTGGTTTGAGTATCGTGAAGGGGTTTGGCGTAGTGGCATTGCGGGTAGCCACTACAACCAATAAAGGGCCCGGTTTTGCTGTTACGCACACGCAGGTCTTTGCCGCAGTCCGGACATTGCCCGAACTGTTGCTCCAGTGCGTGCTCGTGCGCAGCAAACAGCGAATGATCTATTTTAGACACAAACCTACACTTCTCTAAACAACGTAATTAGTGAAGTATACCGTCATGCTCTTCGAATAACAGATCTTCCATTTGTGCATAGGCATTTTCTTTGCCTGGTACGTTAAACAGTACCATCAGCACAACCCATTTGAGATCTTCTAAACAAAATTCCGGAGAATCAATCTCCATCACCCTGTCGATGACCATCTCGCGGGTCGTGGCTTCTAACACGCCAACTTGCTCCAAGAATAACAAGAATCCCTGACACTCAACATCGAGGCGCATTTGCTCCTGCTGAGTATAAATACGGCTTAGGCTACTGGAAACACCCTTGCACAAATAGGGGTTAATGTCGGTTTCTTGTAACGCAGCGAGCTTTTCTAACCACGCCAGCGCCTTGTAAATCTCATCGTGATGAAATCCTGCGCGGACTAACTCTTCGGTGAGTTCATCCTGATCAACCCGAATTTCGGTTTCACTGTGGATAAAATTCTCGAAAAGATACATGAGGATATCGAACATAGCATTTTCCCCCTCAATTTGCGGCAATTGTGTTACGCACTATTGCCTAACGTCGCAAACTCTATTGTAGTGATGTGGCCTTTTTTCAAGTGTAAGACCAGCGTTGCGTACGGTTTTGATGCAAAAAACTATGGCATCTGACTTCAAGTTATCTAAAAATTGGGTTAATGCCAAGTTTTAGGCCAACTTTTTTATCAGCCACTGTAAAACAGCATAGAACGAAAACGCCTCTCCCCCCCCCTGTTCGGGTTGTTGTGAGTACCGGCAACGGCCCTATAAACGCATGTAGCCACCAGGCACCGCAGCAACCAAGCCGCTTATTTCTAACTCCAGCATAACCGCCATGATTTTAGCCACTGGCATACCTGAGCTTTGGGCTAACTCATCGACACTTGTCAGCTCTGCATCAACTAACTCAAGTAAAGGGTGATCAGGCGCCGCGTCCATCCCATCATGGTTACTTTCCCTGGCCTCTGCTGCCCAGGCATACTCCTCAATAATATCCTTGCTGCAGGTAATCAGCTTAGCACCCTGTTGTATGAGGTGGTGGGGGCCCGCACTTAAACGACTGTTGATGTTGCCCGGTACCGCAAAAACATCGTTATCTAAACCGGCCGCCAGATTAGCCGTGATCATTGAACCACTTTTAATCTCGGCTTCCACCAGCACAACGCCTTGCGACAGCGCTGCGATGACCCGGTTACGACGTGGAAAATGATACGGCTTAACAGATACCTCAGGGGCAAACTCGGATACCAGGCAGCCTTCGCATTCAACAATGTGTTGTGCCAGATGCGTGTGCGTGCGCGGGTGCAGGTATTTTAACCCACCGCCCAACACCGCAACGGTGCCACCTGCTGTAGGATAGGCCCCCTGATGGGCAGCGCCATCTATCCCCAGGGCCAGACCGCTGGTCACGGTAATGCCGCTGGTGCCCAGTTCAGCGGCAAGGCGACGCGCCGTGTTTAACCCCTGGACGGTTGCTTTTCTACTCCCGACAATAGCAATTTGCATGGCATGTAAACGCGCGGTATTGCCGCGACAAAATAATACCAGTGGGGGCGACTCAAGTTGGCGTAAGCGGCTTGGGTAAGCCTCTGATGCAATATCAATAACGGTGTGTTTGGGGTCGCTTTCAAGCCATTGCTCAACCGCATTAATCGCCTGTTGAGGGGCTTTAATCAGGTTAATCTCTTGAGGCCGGAGGCCCAGCGCTGCCAGCTCGCTGACGCCAGCCTGAAACAGACTGTTTACGTTGAGTCCGCTATTTTGCAGTAACGCCAGCCAAAACGCTGGCGTTCGCCGGTGTATAACACTTAAACAACACCACTGTTGGGTGGTAGCAGTAAACAAGTTTTGCATATTCTCTTCCGTAACCTGACCCGGTCACGGCAGAGTCAGGGTTAAGGCTGGGCCACTATATTGCCGCTTCTGACCATTTCACTGGCCCGGGTTATAATGCCGTAGCTGGCCCGGCTAAATGTACTGAATATCACCAGCTCCCCTACCTTAATAGCGGGCTGCCGGAACGTTGAACTGCTGTCAAAAATAGTCAGAAGCGAATTATTTTCGCTGGCGTACTCAGGGCTTTCACCATCGATAATCGTTGGCCCCTGTTGATAGATCCCCATCACAGTACCGGCGCTGACCTGCGCTGCACCCAGGTCAACAATGACAATGTCGTGTTTACCCAGTAACTCGTGTTGATGCAGGCTGCCAACAATAAACGACCGCTGAGACTGAGTGGCCGCCACCAGTGCCATGTCGGCACCCGATTTAGGCTCAGTATCCAGCAGTTTGTCACCTCGCTTGGCCTCGGCGTTAGAGCCGGCAATTTTTACCAGCCATTCGCCTTCGGCGCTTGCTTCCACCATCGTGGCATCGGCAATGTGATGCACCTGAATACCCAACACATTGCCGTCGAGATCCGTAATTGTAGATTGCTTACGAATAACCCGATACTGATCGTTAGCACGGTCGTTACGCCGACTCATGACCAGATCATCACTGGCAAAGAGCATGGATGCCTTTTTATTGCCCAGCAAGTGAGGCAAGTTGTCATAGCTGCCGGGGTCGATAATTTCATGCTGCTGTATATAGGGCGCTATTGCTGACCAGGGAAGCAGATTAATCGGGTTTAGTGATTTGACTGTTCGTTCGGCATCAGGGGTCAGCGTTACGCGGTTTTTTTTGCTGGTCACTTCAAGCACCGGTTCACCGTCAATAAAACGAAGCGTCAGGACATTGCCCGGATAGATAAGATGAGGATTAATAATCTGGGTATTATTGCGCCATAACTCGGGCCACAGCCAGGGCTTATCCAGGAACATACCGGCAATGTCCCAAAGCGTATCGTTTTTCTTTACCGTATACTGAGTTGGCGCATCGGGTTTAATTTCCAGCCCCTGTGCCAGTCCGGCAGTCAGGCCAAGTATTAAACCGGCGCATAACGCGGCCCATTTTTTGATTTGTTTTACCATTATTCCCCCTCGCCAAAATACCAGAGCAAGCCAGCACCTTGTTGTATTATTAGCGCACAATCCCCAATTAATCAGTATAGAAACGATTAATACTGCACGAAAAGGTGCTTTAAGCTAGAATACGTGGTGTTGATGGCAGTTAAATAGCGTCATCAACGTTAGGGTATAGTTATTAATACAGAAAGAGTGTAAATATCGACAAATGGCAATTTTAGACGTATTACGATTTCCAGACGAACGTCTTCGTACCGTGGCTAAACCTGTAGAGGAAGTTAACAGCGAAGTAAAACAGCTCGTCGCCGACATGTTTGAAACCATGCGCGAAGAAAACGGTATTGGCCTGGCCGCAACACAGGTAGACCGTCATGTGCGCCTGGTGGTTATGGATGTTTCTGAAGAGCAGAACCAACCCCGTGTGTTTATTAATCCGGAAATTGTCAGCAAGGAAGGCTCTACTATCAGCGAAGAAGGCTGTTTGTCGGTGCCGGGTAACTATGCCAAAGTTGATCGTGCAGAGAGAGTCACAGTAACCGCCCTTAATGGCGATGGCGAACCCTACGAACTGACGGCCGATGGCTTATTAGCAATCTGTATTCAACACGAATTAGACCACCTGAACGGTACGTTATTTGTCGATTATTTATCGCCGTTAAAGCGCCAGCGCATTCGCAAAAAGTTAGAGAAAGAAGCTCGCCTGGCCGCGAAAGCCTAAGAAGGTATCAGTGACTAAACCTCTTAATATTGTTTTTGCGGGCACGCCAGACTTCGCGGCCACACATTTACAAAAACTGCTCGACAGTCAGCACCAGGTAGTGGCTGTCTATACACAACCGGATCGTCCTGCCGGACGGGGCAAAAAACTTATGCCCAGTGCCACCAAGCAAGTGGCGGTAGAGCATAACATTCCGGTTTACCAACCTGCCTCACTTAAAGACAGCGACGCCCAACAACAACTCGCCGCATTGCAACCCGATATTATGGTGGTAGTGGCATACGGTTTGTTACTTCCAGCAGCCGTGCTGGCGATACCCGCGCATGGTTGTATTAATGTGCATGGCTCTATCTTGCCACGCTGGCGCGGCGCCGCGCCTATTCAGCGCAGTCTGTGGGCCGGTGATACGGAAACCGGCGTAACCATTATGCAAATGGACGAAGGCCTTGATACCGGTGATATGTTACATATCAGTAAGCTGCCCATCACGGCCGATGACACCAGTGCCACGCTTTATGCCAAACTTGCCAGCAGTGGCCCTGAGGCACTGGTGCATGTACTGGATAATCTGCATAGCCTGCGCGCTGAAAAACAAAACGACGCCGAGGCTACCTATGCCAAAAAGCTCAGCAAAGAAGAAGCGTTTTTGGATTGGCAGCAGTCAGCACAACAGTTAAGCCGCAATGTTCGCGCGTTTAACCCCTGGCCAGTATGCTGGAGTCAGGTGAAGGATAAAAACATCAAGGTATGGCAGGCATCAGCCATGAGTACCCCAGCCACAGACGCTGTCCCTGGCACCATATTAGCCGCCGATAAAAACGGTATAGTGGTAGCCACCAGTGACGGCGCGTTATGCATAGAAAAACTGCAGTTGCCGGGCAAAAAGCCGATGGCAGTACAAGATGTACTAAACGGTCATCAGGACTGGTTTGCCGTGGGCAGTGTGCTGCCCGGCGAGCCGGTATAGCTGCCATGAAACTACCGGCAAAAAGCGATTTAAGAGCGGATACAGCCTGGGTGGTGTTTCAGGTGCTGGAGCTTGGCAAGTCGTCTCGTGAAGCCCTCGCCCTTGCACAGGCCAGACACAGTAAGCAAGACAGCGCCTGGTTGCAGGAAATGGCAATGGGCGTGTTTCGTCATTTGCCACAACTGCAAATCTGGCTCCGGGCGTTACTGGATAAGCCACTGAAAGGGAATAAAAAGATCCTGGAACACCTGATCCTGCTGGGTTTTTACCAGCTGGCCTTCAGCCGTGTCTCGGATCACGCCGCCGTCTCGGCAACCGTAAACGCCGCCGATGCACTTGGCGGGGTTGGTCTTAAAGGGCTGGTCAACGCGATACTACGTAATTTTCAGCGTCAGCAAATGGCCAGTAACACCAGCGACGACGCCATTATTCAGTCAGGCTTACCCAAGTGGCTGTATAAGCGACTGCATGCAGCCTACCCCACGCAGATTGATGCGATTGTTGACGCCATGAACACGCCAGCCCCCGTATGGCTGCGCATTAACCGTCAACGCAGCAGTTTGGATGAATACTGCAGCGCACTCACGGCGCGCGATATTCCTTTTACCCTCAGCGCCGAACACCCGGATGCCGTGATACTTTCGCAGCGATTACCAATTACCTCACTGCCCGGCTATGCAGAGGGCTGGTTCAGCGTACAGGATGGTGCCGCTCAGCTCGCCGCGCCGTTGCTTAACCTCCGCGCCAACCAGCGCGTCCTCGACTGCTGCGCTGCACCGGGTGGAAAGTCAACGCATATGCTGGAAACAGAGCCGGCTCTGGACAAGCTGATAGCGCTGGACAATGAATCTGCCCGTTTAACCCGCATGAGTGAAAACATGGCGCGCCTGCAACTCAGTGCTGAGTTGGTGTGCGCCGACGCTGCAGATACCCGCAGCTGGTGGGATGGCAATCAGTTTGATCGGATTTTATTAGACGCGCCCTGCTCTGCAACTGGCGTGATTCGCCGGCATCCGGATATACGATGGCTGCGTAAAGCGAGCGATATCGAAGCGCTGCAGACATTGCAATACCGCATTTTGGAAAACCTGTGGCCAACACTCAAATCCGGCGGCGTGTTAGTTTATGCCACTTGCTCGGTGCTGCCGGTAGAAAACACTGCGCAGATCGCGCGCTTTCTGAGTGAGCACAGCGATGCATCATTATTAAAGATGGATTCACAAGAAACCGCCGAACAGCCCGGCCGGCAAATATTACCCGGCGAGCAACAAATGGATGGTTTCTATTATGCGAGACTGCTAAAGTCTTAAAAACCAAGATCATAAAGTACTCTAACAACGACGATGAAAATAATCATCCTTGGCGCGGGACAGGTTGGCGGTACACTCGCTGAGAACCTGGTAGGCGAAAAAAACGAAATCACGGTCATCGATTCTGACCCCACTATTCTGCGTGCATTGCAGGATCGCCTCGATCTGCAGGTGGTTACCGGTGTGGGTTCGCACCCTGATGTGTTACGAAAAGCCGGTGCCGAGGATGCCGACATGCTGATTGCTGTCACCAATAGTGATGAAAGCAATATGCTGGCCTGTCAGGTAGCGTACAGTCTGTTTAAAACCCCCACCAAGATAGCCCGTGTCCGTTCAGAGCAATACATTATCTACCAGGAGCAACTGTACAAACAGCAGGATATTCCGGTTGATCATATTATTGCCCCGGAACAACTCGTTACCCAGGCCATCAAACGATTAATTGATTATCCCGGCGCCTTGCAGGTGGTTGAATTTGCCGATGGCCAGGCTAGCCTGGTTGCCGTTAAGGCCTATTATGGTGGGCTGCTGGTAGGTCACGCCTTATCGGCGCTCAAAGAACATATGCCCAACGTGGAAACCCGCGTGGCGGCAATATATCGACGTGGACGACCAATCAGACCACTGGGCACAACCGTTATAGAAGCCGACGACGAAGTGTTTTTTATTGCTGCCACTAAGCATATTCGTGCCGTAATGAGCGAACTTCAAAAGCTGGAGTCCAGTTATAAACGTATCATGATTGCCGGTGGTGG
This window harbors:
- a CDS encoding gamma carbonic anhydrase family protein, which produces MQQTLSSFKGISPNIGNNVYIADSVRLVGDVEVGDDSSIWHMVAARGDVNYIKIGVRSNIQDGTILHVTRKSAGNPEGNPLIIGDDVTVGHKCMLHGCELGNRILVGMGAIVMDGAIVEDDVFIGAGTLVPPNKRLASGYLYVGNPMVQKRPLNEAELAFLKQSAINYVELKNDYLAQEGS
- the aroE gene encoding shikimate dehydrogenase encodes the protein MKKFAVFGNPIAQSLSPTIHQMFANSSQEQISYQKREAPVNGFAEAVAAFFADPQAVGCNVTVPFKEQAYAMAVHRNPAATMAGAANTLMYNDDGELCAFNTDGIGLVADLHAAGINLAGAKVLILGAGGAARGVVHPLLDAGVGQLDILNRTVSKAAAIANKADNDKVRAVDTPQLLNHYDVVINSTSASLSGEVPPVPDRLLAGCELAYDMVYSKDGGATVFMQHAATLGATQQRDGLGMLVEQAAAAFAIWTGKQPDTEGVIDFLRGS
- a CDS encoding group II truncated hemoglobin → MGLQSILAKLGISKQTTAHSTDVVTPYQAIGGEKTVLTLANRFYDIMEQDPVAADLLAIHPQPLTRIRHVFYLYLTMWLGGPNQYEQERGHPRLRARHLPYTVTPALKAQWMYCMRKAMYETVDNMQIADQLLKALDQLADHMVNHED
- a CDS encoding OmpW/AlkL family protein, yielding MKKSILATIVLGALAGVPAAMAHDAGDIIVRAGLTTVSPNDDSGNVYVDALGGNVGMGAEVGSDTQIGLNLVYMLDAHWGIEVLAATPFSHDVTLINTADNGLGLGDGKLAEVTHLPPTLSALYFFDTQSAFTPYVGVGINYTIFFDEDFTSSREEQTFSDLSLDNSFGLSGQIGFDYQIDEKWLVNASARYIAIDTTAEFTVAGVAGSVDVDIDPYVFTLSMGYKF
- the hemF gene encoding oxygen-dependent coproporphyrinogen oxidase, producing MTTASSLDTQQAIDSVKTFLLALQDNICHTLELADGKGHFQEDAWQREEGGGGRSRVIKNGAVIEQGGVNFSHVFGTQMPASATASRPELAGRSFQAMGVSLVIHPHNPYIPTSHANVRFFIAEKPGEKPIWWFGGGFDLTPFYPFKEDVQHWHDTAKKLCKPFGDNVYADHKKWCDEYFYLKHRDETRGVGGLFFDDLNQWDFEQCFAYMKAVGNGYLDAYVPIIERRKTLPYGERERDFQLYRRGRYVEFNLVYDRGTLFGLQTGGRTESILMSMPPLARWEYGYQAPKGSAEAKLQSWLTPTDW
- a CDS encoding Sua5/YciO/YrdC/YwlC family protein; the protein is MSVESVHQDTDIEAFENGQLLVYPTEAVMGIGCDPNNEDAVMALLDLKQRPVEKGLILLAANYSQLLPYVNDNAIPQDKRFSIFSCWPGPVTWLLPKSATAPGWITGEHEAIAVRVTAHQGARALCEKLGRPIVSTSANLTGQAPAVTQQQARAYFGDRVHYIDGEVGGAQQPSTIRDALSGAIIRN
- a CDS encoding DNA topoisomerase family protein is translated as MSKIDHSLFAAHEHALEQQFGQCPDCGKDLRVRNSKTGPFIGCSGYPQCHYAKPLHDTQTTTLKVMEDSRCVECGAAMAIKKGRYGMFIGCTNFPECHHIENAKPQSDTTVTCPKCHDGHLIDRTNKYGKRFFACNRYPACRYVVNFAPVQKPCPDCNWQILIEKKGRLACPQPLCGYTEPKDEATSQE
- a CDS encoding DUF494 family protein; amino-acid sequence: MFDILMYLFENFIHSETEIRVDQDELTEELVRAGFHHDEIYKALAWLEKLAALQETDINPYLCKGVSSSLSRIYTQQEQMRLDVECQGFLLFLEQVGVLEATTREMVIDRVMEIDSPEFCLEDLKWVVLMVLFNVPGKENAYAQMEDLLFEEHDGILH
- the dprA gene encoding DNA-processing protein DprA, yielding MQNLFTATTQQWCCLSVIHRRTPAFWLALLQNSGLNVNSLFQAGVSELAALGLRPQEINLIKAPQQAINAVEQWLESDPKHTVIDIASEAYPSRLRQLESPPLVLFCRGNTARLHAMQIAIVGSRKATVQGLNTARRLAAELGTSGITVTSGLALGIDGAAHQGAYPTAGGTVAVLGGGLKYLHPRTHTHLAQHIVECEGCLVSEFAPEVSVKPYHFPRRNRVIAALSQGVVLVEAEIKSGSMITANLAAGLDNDVFAVPGNINSRLSAGPHHLIQQGAKLITCSKDIIEEYAWAAEARESNHDGMDAAPDHPLLELVDAELTSVDELAQSSGMPVAKIMAVMLELEISGLVAAVPGGYMRL
- a CDS encoding LysM peptidoglycan-binding domain-containing protein, producing MVKQIKKWAALCAGLILGLTAGLAQGLEIKPDAPTQYTVKKNDTLWDIAGMFLDKPWLWPELWRNNTQIINPHLIYPGNVLTLRFIDGEPVLEVTSKKNRVTLTPDAERTVKSLNPINLLPWSAIAPYIQQHEIIDPGSYDNLPHLLGNKKASMLFASDDLVMSRRNDRANDQYRVIRKQSTITDLDGNVLGIQVHHIADATMVEASAEGEWLVKIAGSNAEAKRGDKLLDTEPKSGADMALVAATQSQRSFIVGSLHQHELLGKHDIVIVDLGAAQVSAGTVMGIYQQGPTIIDGESPEYASENNSLLTIFDSSSTFRQPAIKVGELVIFSTFSRASYGIITRASEMVRSGNIVAQP
- the def gene encoding peptide deformylase produces the protein MAILDVLRFPDERLRTVAKPVEEVNSEVKQLVADMFETMREENGIGLAATQVDRHVRLVVMDVSEEQNQPRVFINPEIVSKEGSTISEEGCLSVPGNYAKVDRAERVTVTALNGDGEPYELTADGLLAICIQHELDHLNGTLFVDYLSPLKRQRIRKKLEKEARLAAKA
- the fmt gene encoding methionyl-tRNA formyltransferase — translated: MTKPLNIVFAGTPDFAATHLQKLLDSQHQVVAVYTQPDRPAGRGKKLMPSATKQVAVEHNIPVYQPASLKDSDAQQQLAALQPDIMVVVAYGLLLPAAVLAIPAHGCINVHGSILPRWRGAAPIQRSLWAGDTETGVTIMQMDEGLDTGDMLHISKLPITADDTSATLYAKLASSGPEALVHVLDNLHSLRAEKQNDAEATYAKKLSKEEAFLDWQQSAQQLSRNVRAFNPWPVCWSQVKDKNIKVWQASAMSTPATDAVPGTILAADKNGIVVATSDGALCIEKLQLPGKKPMAVQDVLNGHQDWFAVGSVLPGEPV